The following coding sequences lie in one Apium graveolens cultivar Ventura chromosome 3, ASM990537v1, whole genome shotgun sequence genomic window:
- the LOC141712854 gene encoding uncharacterized protein LOC141712854, producing the protein MLSLHIRNPLFISTGTISLNHTHLIHFSHTSSYASRRHEDESRLVRVSVWWDFENCTLPRGNYAYTLAHFITSAVRTNGIKGPISITAFGDVMQLSRSTQEILSSTGINITHVPNGGKNSADRSLLVDLMYWVSQNPPPAHLFLISGDRDFANILHRLRLSNYNILLSSPNTAPGVLCSAASIMWQWNALSKGEDLNGKHFNQPPDGPYGSWYGHYKLPLEDPFAVTEQSACSQLGDSSESGSEDMLHPVPEEVVKQLQHILNSHPDGINITDLRRELNGSDVILDRNLYGYQKFSRFLSSMPHIMKIKDLGDGRYSIKGVASKYLAFADNNQSTTSSHVTSTDDLNHTISTKSVGPEGKSSVPSPKVQMQEPLRILKNFPEPTNRLEEPLKNEPDPFSEKADSAKVLTDPLEKLPASQNHGEKESLNNVEIPSEKVPGNPLDDEKVRNVEGTNCYPFSSQEQDPVPEVGFLTRFWRKWISARDGGSMQNNVKKVDVCAPSTDSLIKTEDADSNVVESSGACNDPVGVLKNLSSRDEEINEKIVTKSCEGNDRSSKRPGFMNQIINWCKLWRSEELSDPIKVNNDDMNLVRDDNTEENPIFSAESFLNEVVTFINTPKGSDVVERSMTRVEMSHNLQKQGPAALIDLTESDLNRLVDLLISDKKLVEECLSEKYPFKLNQPADKGSCKGLSSIFLDTHSQPGLQSCQKQKQKEFQNLPPARDLSPTIHKNLNKSRNEVVADCRKLVEFIVTEYQQGFSIGRFSKMFLEKYGYPLDVHKFSYNKLVSLIQTMPGVKIEAGKIMPAAPFDIDLNSCGMEAADPSVQEVDVGDARSNFGANMSGPPKMTSLLDSSWEELGPITCTTPKRQKMGSSRKKKKEAVEQVNYDYEPVSDVYLSGSDEENLSSRGDGRHHYTKKGEDSSLLQILDWYQKKEDDARSSKDGTRAGPDKGDVVDSFSGKDSISSLSSGSLKNKDYVGSVEQKLRPSKSYSFVSDEVVDDKDKLIDGILGSLKKSGGRSTESGV; encoded by the exons ATGCTCTCCCTCCACATAAGAAACCCCCTTTTCATTTCAACTGGAACCATCTCACTTAACCACACCCACCTCATCCATTTCTCCCACACCTCTTCCTACGCTTCTCGTCGCCACGAAGACGAGAGCCGTCTCGTTCGTGTTTCGGTTTGGTGGGATTTCGAGAATTGCACTTTGCCTAGAGGAAATTATGCCTATACACTTGCTCACTTTATCACTTCTGCTGTTAGGACTAATGGAATTAAAGGTCCTATTTCCATCACGGCTTTCGGTGATGTCATGCAGCTTTCCAGGTCCACTCAGGAGATTTTGTCGTCTACCGGGATTAATATTACTCATGTTCCTAATG GTGGAAAGAACAGTGCTGATAGATCTCTACTTGTAGACCTTATGTACTGGGTTTCGCAAAATCCTCCGCCAGCACATCTTTTCTTAATATCCGGTGATAGAGATTTTGCGAACATATTACACCGTTTAAGATTAAGCAACTACAACATATTGCTTTCGAGTCCAAATACTGCACCTGGGGTTCTATGTAGTGCTGCAAGTATCATGTGGCAATGGAATGCTTTGAGTAAAGGGGAGGACCTTAATGGCAAGCACTTCAACCAGCCGCCAGATGGCCCCTATGGTTCGTGGTATGGTCACTACAAGTTGCCTCTTGAGGATCCCTTCGCAGTTACTGAGCAATCTGCATGTTCTCAGCTTGGGGACTCATCTGAATCTGGCTCGGAGGATATGCTTCATCCAGTACCAGAGGAGGTAGTGAAGCAGCTACAACATATATTAAACTCTCACCCTGATGGAATAAATATTACAGATCTGCGACGGGAATTAAATGGTTCTGATGTGATTTTAGATAGAAACTTGTACGGATACCAAAAGTTTTCACGGTTTCTGTCATCAATGCCGCACATTATGAAGATTAAAGATTTGGGTGATGGTCGGTATTCTATAAAGGGGGTTGCCTCCAAATATCTTGCTTTTGCTGACAATAATCAAAGCACAACTTCTAGCCATGTAACTAGTACGGACGACCTAAATCACACTATATCTACGAAGAGTGTAGGTCCAGAAGGGAAGTCATCCGTGCCTTCTCCAAAAGTACAGATGCAAGAGCCTCTTAGGATTCTTAAGAATTTTCCAGAGCCAACCAATCGGTTAGAAGAACCCTTGAAGAATGAGCCAGATCCCTTCTCGGAAAAGGCAGACAGTGCTAAAGTTCTAACAGACCCTCTGGAAAAGTTACCAGCATCACAGAATCATGGTGAAAAGGAATCACTGAATAATGTAGAAATTCCATCAGAGAAAGTGCCTGGCAACCCTTTGGATGATGAGAAAGTTAGAAATGTTGAAGGTACCAACTGCTATCCATTTTCCTCGCAGGAACAGGATCCTGTACCCGAAGTTGGTTTTTTAACAAGGTTCTGGAGAAAATGGATTAGTGCTAGGGATGGTGGTTCGATGCAGAATAATGTCAAAAAAGTAGATGTATGTGCTCCTTCTACCGACAGCCTTATAAAGACAGAAGATGCTGACAGTAATGTTGTAGAGTCATCTGGTGCATGTAATGATCCAGTAGGTGTATTAAAAAATTTGTCATCCAGAGACGAAGAAATTAACGAGAAAATTGTTACTAAGAGCTGTGAAGGTAATGATAGGTCTAGCAAGCGCCCTGGTTTTATGAACCAGATCATTAATTGGTGTAAATTATGGCGTAGCGAGGAGCTAAGCGATCCTATTAAAGTAAACAATGATGATATGAACTTGGTTAGGGATGATAATACTGAAGAAAATCCTATATTTTCAGCGGAATCTTTTTTGAATGAGGTGGTGACATTCATAAATACACCTAAAGGGTCAGATGTGGTTGAGAGGTCAATGACCAG AGTTGAGATGTCACATAATTTGCAAAAGCAAGGGCCAGCTGCCCTGATAGATCTCACTGAAAGTGATCTAAATCGCCTGGTAGACCTGTTAATCTCTGATAAGAAACTGGTGGAAGAATGCCTCTCTGAAAAGTATCCTTTTAAACTAAATCAGCCAGCCGACAAGGGTTCTTGTAAGGGGTTAAGTTCTATTTTTCTGGATACACATTCACAGCCGGGGTTACAGAGTTGTCAAAAACAGAAACAGAAAGAGTTCCAGAACCTTCCACCTGCAAGGGATTTGTCACCAACAATCCACAAGAACCTCAACAAGTCTAGAAATGAGGTTGTGGCTGACTGCAGAAAGCTTGTGGAGTTCATTGTCACAGAATATCAGCAAGGGTTTAGTATAGGCAGATTTAGTAAAATGTTCTTGGAGAAGTATGGCTATCCGCTGGATGTACACAAATTTAGTTACAACAAATTGGTAAGCTTAATACAGACCATGCCTGGGGTAAAAATAGAGGCTGGTAAGATAATGCCAGCAGCCCCTTTTGATATAGATTTGAATAGTTGTGGCATGGAAGCTGCAGATCCTTCTGTCCAAGAAGTTGATGTTGGTGATGCTAGAAGTAATTTTGGTGCAAATATGTCTGGACCTCCAAAGATGACCAGTCTACTTGATTCCTCGTGGGAGGAACTTGGGCCAATTACATGTACAACTCCTAAGAGACAGAAGATGGGAAGTTCacgaaagaaaaagaaagaagctGTTGAACAGGTTAACTATGACTATGAACCAGTATCTGATGTTTACTTATCTGGCTCTGACGAAGAGAACTTATCTTCAAGAGGAGATGGGCGTCATCATTATACAAAAAAAGGAGAAGATAGCTCATTGCTGCAAATCCTTGATTGGTACCAAAAGAAGGAGGATGACGCCAGGAGTAGCAAGGACGGTACAAGGGCAGGACCAGATAAAGGTGATGTGGTGGACAGTTTTTCTGGAAAGGATTCAATATCATCTTTATCCTCAGGCAGTTTAAAGAATAAAGATTATGTAGGAAGCGTTGAACAGAAGTTGAGGCCCTCTAAGAGCTACTCATTTGTATCTGATGAAGTTGTGGATGACAAGGACAAGTTAATTGATGGTATACTGGGTAGCTTGAAGAAGTCTGGGGGTAGGTCAACGGAGTCAGGAGTTTAG
- the LOC141714653 gene encoding short-chain dehydrogenase ptmH-like, with amino-acid sequence MSAGNKVVLITGCAKGGIGYEYCKAFAAQNCTVFASDIASRFSDMSELQQQDQIQTLVLDVSSDESVALALKTVISKCGKIDILINNAGVGSTGPLAELSLDAVRKAYEINTLGQLRMVQHVVPYMARQQSGRIVNIGSVVGKVPTPWAGSYCSSKAAIHAMSSSLRVELKPFSIDVILVLPGSIRSNLGNNNTAKLAEYEWKLYSDFKEDIAERARASQGSKATDAAVFARHVVKRVLSSKPPKEIVFGYMTGLFAVLSWSPLWVRDLFFATRFNLKKKVTLKSNL; translated from the coding sequence ATGAGCGCAGGCAATAAGGTTGTGTTGATCACTGGTTGTGCCAAAGGTGGCATTGGTTATGAATACTGCAAAGCGTTTGCTGCACAGAATTGCACTGTTTTTGCATCCGATATCGCTTCAAGGTTTTCTGACATGTCGGAGCTACAACAACAAGATCAAATCCAAACCCTTGTGCTCGATGTATCTTCTGATGAAAGCGTTGCATTAGCTCTAAAAACTGTCATTTCAAAATGCGGAAAAATTGACATCCTCATCAACAATGCTGGTGTTGGAAGCACCGGTCCTCTGGCTGAGCTTTCGTTAGACGCTGTTCGAAAGGCTTATGAAATTAACACGCTTGGGCAACTTCGTATGGTTCAACATGTAGTACCTTACATGGCAAGGCAACAGAGTGGCCGGATCGTTAACATAGGAAGTGTTGTAGGGAAAGTTCCAACTCCTTGGGCAGGTTCTTATTGTTCTAGTAAGGCTGCAATTCATGCGATGTcaagtagcttacgagttgagTTGAAGCCATTTAGCATTGATGTGATTTTGGTTCTCCCGGGGTCTATAAGGTCAAATCTTGGTAATAACAACACGGCTAAATTGGCAGAGTACGAGTGGAAACTCTACTCAGATTTTAAGGAGGATATTGCTGAGCGAGCTAGGGCGTCGCAAGGTAGCAAGGCCACGGATGCTGCAGTGTTTGCAAGGCATGTGGTGAAGAGAGTTTTGAGCTCTAAACCGCCAAAGGAGATTGTTTTTGGATACATGACTGGTTTGTTTGCGGTGCTATCATGGTCTCCTCTCTGGGTTAGGGATCTTTTCTTCGCCACTAGATTTAATCTGAAAAAGAAGGTAACTCTGAAAAGTAACTTGTGA